A window of the Zerene cesonia ecotype Mississippi chromosome 12, Zerene_cesonia_1.1, whole genome shotgun sequence genome harbors these coding sequences:
- the LOC119830732 gene encoding geminin, with protein MPRTTRRSLKTLQHTSTDRENLVGRPSKSLKHQLSQESLVDVEVKRKNLSTKEVQVNLENKVTADDLTNPEGASEKYWQILAEKRQQALQESLDENEKLRKIIEDLKEENAQYKQMLEEANSFVEVIKEELANNSNNDTGIDVNDISTADETTEENQDPEECTKTE; from the exons ATGCCGAGAACCACACGAAGGTCGCTTAAAACTTTGCAGCACACTTCTACGGATAGAGAAAACTTAGTGGGTAGACCATCGAAAAGTTTAAAACATCAACTGAGTCAAGAGTCTCTAGT agATGTTGAGGTGAAAAGGAAGAACTTGTCAACCAAAGAAGTGCAAGTCAATCttgaaaataaagttacaGCAGATGATCTTACAAACCCAGAAGGTGCTTCTGAGAAGTATTGGCAAATTTTAGCTGAGAAACGTCA GCAAGCTCTACAAGAGTCTTTAGATGAAAATGAGAAGCTCCGTAAAATAATAGAAGACTTAAAAGAGGAAAACGCTCAATACAAGCAAATGTTAGAAGAAGCCAATAGCTTTGTGGAAGTCATTAAG GAGGAACTTGCAAATAACAGTAATAATGACACTGGAATTGATGTTAACGATATCAGCACAGCTGATGAAACAACTGAAGAGAACCAAGACCCTGAAGAATGTACCAAGActgaataa
- the LOC119830869 gene encoding cuticle protein 10.9-like, translating into MTSMKCLLVAVALVCVSVRHASSAPAPQAEEQYPPMPYEYKYDVEDPEKELYFGANESGDAQGKVIGGYRVLLPDGRLMVVEYTVEGDSGFVPKISFQENASPFKGK; encoded by the exons atGACGTCgatgaaatgtttattggtAGCGGTTGCGTTGGTGTGCGTAAGTGTACGACATGCGTCGTCTGCGCCCGCGCCGCAAGCAGAAGAGCAATATCCTCCGATGCCa TACGAATATAAATACGACGTTGAAGACCCAGAAAAGGAACTGTACTTCGGAGCCAACGAATCTGGCGACGCACAGGGCAAGGTAATTGGAGGATACCGAGTATTACTTCCCGATGGCCGACTCATGGTGGTAGAATACACAGTCGAAGGCGACAGTGGATTCGTACCGAAAATCAGTTTTCAAGAAAACGCGAGCCCCTTTAAAGGAAAGTAA
- the LOC119830731 gene encoding uncharacterized protein LOC119830731 → MEHLKDYENADTISIDTLALEEMVQEERAKEISELNSLHEKVCYLHTSLLYYRNAKSKMGMICYEAWKTMVKKIGGSPNTWRDLGYALGINQDDLDYIGNSVKDDPADIILKVYMQNENATLDKIIEAFIKMKRYDILKAVENPLCNMAQCFNRDDSGYQSNSNTGKREIITLTKNVPNDLPPALNKKYVKDRADKPKKPTLRPSTKTDENKSDSDSLILFLTYTEDGLDTALNIQSYVNNWDDLPGVTVVTLNGKREEVVQNPEKFIREYFEKAQFIVPIITTGYLNRIKSHTPEAASTNDNLDFKYVNFIYNLIINYYIHATGCLNEKVRSVLPQNANVDVLRDISMYPDLLPWTYETNFDEYFKAFLKKDFA, encoded by the exons at GGAGCATTTAAAAGATTACGAAAATGCTGACACAATTAGTATCGACACCCTGGCCCTGGAGGAAATGGTGCAAGAAGAAAGAGCTAAGGAAATATCGGAATTAAATAGCTTACACGAAAAAGTGTGTTATTTACACAcaagtttattgtattatagaaATGCTAAATCTAAAATGGGAATGATATGTTATGAGGCTTGGAAAAcaatggtaaaaaaaataggaGGCTCACCCAATACATGGAGAGATTTAGGCTATGCTCTGGGTATTAATCAAGATGACTTGGAT taCATAGGAAATTCTGTGAAAGATGATCCAgcagatataatattaaaagtatatatgcAAAATGAGAATGCAACTTTAGACAAAATTATAGAAGcatttataaagatgaaaaGGTATGATATCCTAAAAGCTGTAGAGAATCCACTTTGTAATATGGCACAATGTTTCAACAGAGATGATAGTGGATATCAAAGTAATAGTAATACAGGTAAAAGAGAAATCATTACGCTGACAAAAAATGTTCCTAATGACCTACCTccagcattaaataaaaaatatgtcaagGACAGAGCTGATAAACCGAAAAAGCCAACATTGAGACCATCCACAAAGAccgatgaaaataaaagtgatAGTGACAGTCTAATACTATTTCTTACATATACTGAAGATGGTTTAGACActgctttaaatattcaaagctATGTTAACAATTGGGATGACTTGCCAGGAGTAACAGTTGTAACGCTAAATGGGAAAAGGGAAGAGGTTGTGCAGAATCCAGAAAAGTTCATTAGGGAATATTTTGAaaag gCCCAATTTATAGTACCTATAATAACAACtggatatttaaatagaataaaatccCACACACCAGAAGCTGCAAGCACAAATGACAATCTGGATttcaaatatgttaattttatatacaatttaattattaattattatatacatgcaACTGGGTGCCTTAATGAAAAAGTTAGAAGTGTATTGCCTCAAAATGCTAATGTTGATGTTTTAAGAGATATATCTATGTATCCAGATTTATTGCCTTGGAcatatgaaacaaattttgatgaatattttaaagcatttttgaaGAAAGATTTTGCATAG